The Cryomorphaceae bacterium genome includes a window with the following:
- the bshB1 gene encoding bacillithiol biosynthesis deacetylase BshB1 produces the protein MPGQLDVLAFGAHPDDVELAAGGTIALLVSQGKKVGIADLTRGQLGSRGTIADREEEAAASSSILGLAMRENLGMQDGFFENDAQHREAVIKIIRRYRPNIVLANAPEDRHPDHGRAAKLVADAAYFAGLRKIKTVWSGAEQEHFRPRVVYHYIQDRYLRPDFIVDITPHFSRKMEAIRAFKSQFYSPESTEPNTPISSREFMEFLEGRARELGRNIGVEFGEGFIGQRTPGVSDLTALV, from the coding sequence ATGCCTGGTCAACTGGATGTACTGGCTTTTGGTGCACATCCCGATGATGTAGAGCTCGCTGCGGGCGGCACCATTGCGCTGCTTGTTTCCCAGGGTAAAAAGGTGGGCATTGCAGACCTCACCCGCGGGCAACTGGGCAGCCGGGGTACCATTGCCGATCGCGAGGAGGAAGCCGCAGCATCTTCATCTATTCTCGGATTGGCCATGCGCGAAAATCTCGGAATGCAGGACGGTTTCTTTGAGAACGACGCACAGCACCGCGAGGCCGTGATTAAAATCATTCGGCGATACCGACCCAACATTGTGCTCGCCAATGCACCCGAAGACCGTCACCCCGACCACGGCCGTGCAGCCAAACTTGTTGCCGATGCGGCCTACTTTGCCGGGCTTCGAAAAATCAAAACAGTTTGGAGCGGAGCAGAGCAAGAACATTTTCGTCCAAGGGTAGTCTATCACTACATTCAGGATCGCTACCTGCGCCCCGATTTTATAGTGGATATCACCCCGCATTTTTCGCGAAAAATGGAAGCCATTCGAGCCTTTAAAAGTCAATTTTACAGTCCGGAAAGTACCGAACCCAACACACCCATCTCTTCGCGGGAGTTCATGGAATTTCTCGAAGGGCGGGCCCGCGAGCTGGGCCGAAACATCGGAGTAGAGTTTGGCGAGGGATTCATCGGGCAGCGCACACCGGGGGTTTCCGATCTGACCGCGCTTGTATAA